A window of the Lolium perenne isolate Kyuss_39 chromosome 7, Kyuss_2.0, whole genome shotgun sequence genome harbors these coding sequences:
- the LOC127312571 gene encoding uncharacterized protein — MMDSKRLDYVLVPLGLAVMVGYHLWLLLRIRRRPATTVIGINAINRRIWVRHVMEDPSGKHAVLAVQTMRNAIMASSVLASVAITLSSLVAALMASGAAHGLLSGTAAALNNKDNNNIVVGAVGEAALSVKFLAILVCFLVAFLLNVQSIRYYSHTGFLVNVPLTAHRLRRPGLAVDYVTSTLNRGSYFWSLGVRAFYFSCPVFLWLFGPIPMFAACVAMVCSLYFLDVYKEWDRGEEGDCIVPDDGYEKEATKTAVSAV; from the coding sequence ATGATGGACAGCAAGCGCCTGGACTACGTGCTGGTGCCGTTGGGTCTGGCGGTGATGGTTGGCTACCACCTGTGGCTACTCCTCCGCATCCGGCGCCGCCCCGCCACCACCGTCATCGGCATCAACGCCATCAACCGCCGCATCTGGGTGCGCCACGTCATGGAGGACCCCTCGGGAAAGCACGCCGTGCTGGCGGTGCAGACCATGCGCAACGCCATCATGGCCTCCTCCGTGCTCGCCTCCGTCGCCATCACCCTCAGCTCCCTCGTCGCCGCCCTCATGGCCAGCGGCGCCGCCCACGGCCTCCTCTCTGGCACCGCCGCCGCCCTCAACAATAAGGACAACAACAACATCGTCGTGGGCGCGGTGGGGGAGGCGGCGCTGTCCGTCAAGTTCCTGGCCATCCTCGTCTGCTTCCTGGTGGCGTTCCTCCTCAACGTGCAGTCCATCCGGTACTACAGCCACACGGGGTTCCTCGTCAACGTGCCGCTCACGGCGCACCGCCTCCGCCGTCCGGGGCTCGCCGTCGACTACGTCACCTCCACGCTCAACCGCGGCAGCTACTTCTGGTCTCTCGGCGTCAGGGCCTTCTACTTCTCCTGCCCGGTCTTCCTCTGGCTCTTCGGGCCCATCCCCATGTTCGCCGCCTGCGTCGCCATGGTCTGCTCGCTCTACTTCCTCGACGTCTACAAGGAATGGGACAGGGGGGAGGAGGGCGATTGCATCGTCCCTGACGACGGCTACGAGAAAGAAGCGACGAAGACGGCCGTCAGTGCTGTCTGA